Proteins encoded by one window of Gouania willdenowi chromosome 4, fGouWil2.1, whole genome shotgun sequence:
- the LOC114462242 gene encoding uncharacterized protein LOC114462242: protein MLGTQATIETAQATKFNAIFSSSNKVEHTVYTKCQQINQETSNSWMEIDNANKFSSDTFSHNGNHCAFNKQTVGVQHTDLFENIALPDGFLNDYYSQKAMCTFPLKDSLLEYDFEGQGSSAGSVGCCSLLDSDSDLTFHEDFGPKFKKLAEICSPPTTNLTLSLMHTAENTCEAKVDADKVVLQPKLEHVQVEKADIKIANESFATKHVKSSVSVGNTGSSNINCNTNHSATSPISTQTIVLQQPPVYYATNPVLPMHFTIQPHLQNQLLLANGLYGTSLPGLCVIDAPHATSNTLINRADASSMPVQEIVSPLLASGFLGGPQSPGTSVLVNDSTSAVGPAMLLPFSSLMSQDSVVVEGFKAISPNTDDGYMLLQKKPESGDQVLSGPSPGFMLRGASLKKKAAPPQGDSGSAAQETQRWLLQHVAYKGRANIIYTDFIITWIGHAQLAKIVSLTFPNAAPGQQEMDKSISLAKVFGENWIDGRWSIRNLYFYINHVQGSHLFKLFQNVKHILKAITQKGLKVNNVFTKSCYSNNLAEKLHHDTYKVKHKRFIISAMFIFNSPPVASH, encoded by the exons ATGCTTGGTACCCAAGCAACAATTGAAACAGCCCAAGCAACTAAATTTAATGCAATTTTTTCATCAAGCAATAAAGTTGAGCACACAGTTTACACTAAATGTCAGCAAATCAATCAAGAAACGAGCAACAGTTGGATGGAGATTGACAATGCCAACAAGTTTTCCTCCGACACATTCAGCCACAACGGTAACCATTGTGCATTTAACAAACAAACCGTTGGTGTCCAGCACACAGATCTGTTTGAGAACATTGCCCTTCCTGATGGATTCCTCAATGATTACTACTCACAG AAAGCCATGTGTACTTTTCCGTTGAAGGACAGTCTGTTGGAATATGATTTTGAGGGCCAGGGTTCGTCAGCTGGCTCAGTGGGCTGCTGCAGCCTTCTGGACTCTGACTCTGACCTAACTTTCCATGAGGACTTTGGGCCAAAATTTAAGAAGCTTGCTGAGATTTGTTCCCCACCTACCACTAACCTTACCCTCTCTCTGATGCACACAGCAGAAAACACGTGTGAAGCTAAAGTCGATGCTGATAAAGTTGTTCTCCAGCCAAAACTTGAGCACGTTCAGGTAgaaaaggctgacattaagaTAGCGAATGAAAGTTTCGCCACAAAACACGTCAAGTCATCGGTTAGTGTGGGAAACACTGGTTCCTCAAATATTAATTGTAATACTAATCATTCTGCTACTTCGCCCATCTCAACTCAAACTATTGTTCTGCAACAGCCACCGGTTTACTACGCCACCAACCCGGTTCTACCCATGCACTTTACAATCCAGCCTCATCTCCAAAATCAACTTCTCCTGGCAAACGGGTTGTATGGCACCAGCTTACCAGGCCTGTGTGTGATTGATGCTCCACATGCTACTTCTAACACCCTAATCAATAGAGCAGATGCTTCATCTATGCCAGTCCAGGAAATTGTCAGCCCTTTGTTAGCTTCTGGTTTCCTTGGGGGCCCTCAAAGCCCTGGGACTAGTGTCTTAGTGAATGACAGCACCAGTGCAGTAGGCCCAGCAATGCTGCTTCCCTTCAGCTCACTAATGTCCCAGGACTCTGTTGTTGTGGAGGGCTTTAAAGCAATCAGTCCAAACACTGATGACGGTTACATGTTATTACAGAAGAAGCCAGAAAGTGGAGATCAGGTTCTATCAGGACCATCTCCAGGCTTTATGCTGAGGGGTGCTTCCCTGAAAAAGAAGGCTGCTCCTCCTCAGGGGGATTCAGGCTCAGCAGCCCAGGAGACACAGAGGTGGCTCCTTCAACATGTTGCTTATAAAGGGAGGGCTAATATAATTTACACAGACTTCATTATTACATGGATTGGACACGCACAACTAGCAAAGATAGTTTCACTTACCTTTCCTAATGCCGCTCCTGGACAGCAAGAAATGGATAAGAGCATTTCTTTAGCAAAAGTGTTTGGAGAAAACTGGATAGATGGAAGATGGTCAATTAGAAATCTGTACTTTTACATTAATCATGTCCAAGGCAGCCATTTATTCAAGTTATTTCAAAACGTGAAACACATATTAAAAGCAATTACCCAAAAAGGACTAAaagtaaacaatgtttttacaaaGTCTTGTTACAGCAACAATTTAGCTGAAAAATTACATCATGATACTTATAAAGTAAAACATAAAAGGTTCATAATAAGTGCCATGTTTA TCTTTAACTCTCCTCCTGTTGCGTCTCATTGA